The Humulus lupulus chromosome 4, drHumLupu1.1, whole genome shotgun sequence genome has a window encoding:
- the LOC133829147 gene encoding probable beta-1,4-xylosyltransferase IRX14H: protein MKAHQIIDTVQREQRRQFGVKNPRTVIVVTPTYVRTFQDLHMTGLMYSLMLVSYEVVWIVVEAGGASNETDSILAKSGLRTIHVGFEQWMSNSWEGRHRLEAQMRLRALRKMGILETF from the exons ATGAAGGCGCACCAGATTATTGACACGGTTCAGAGGGAGCAGAGGCGTCAATTTGGAGTCAAGAACCCTAGAACCGTCATTGTGGTGACTCCCACTTATGTGAGGACGTTCCAGGACCTTCACATGACCGGTCTGATGTACTCGCTGATGCTGGTGTCGTACGAAGTCGTTTGGATCGTGGTGGAGGCTGGTGGAGCTAGCAATGAGACCGATTCGATCCTCGCCAAGTCGGGACTCCGGACCATTCACGTTGGATTCGAGCAGTGGATGTCGAATTCTTGGGAGGGTCGTCATCGATTGGAGGCTCAGATGAGGCTTCGTGCATTGAG GAAAATGGGTATTCTCGAGACATTCTGA